The genomic window CCTGAGCGCCGCGGCGCTGGTTCGCCCTCCCCAGACCAATCCCCCCGGAGAGGGGTGCTTGACCTTCGGTTAAGCACCCCTTTTTTATCTGTTCCGTTGGCCGCACCCGCCGTTGGCCAATGCGCCCATTCCCCCTTGCAATCGCCGTTGCGACCCAACATCCTTGCCCTGCGTTGTGTTTACCATCCAGGCATCCTTCATGCCTTCATTGTGAAAATACCTTGGCGCGGCGGTATTGCTGGGCTAACAACAATATGACAAGTTAGAAACAAACCGAACGTTCGGTTATAAGTGGAGGGGTGATTATGTCGCCATCGCCCGACACCGGAGCGGCAAACGCCGGTGGCAAGCAGAAGGGGAAGGGGCGGAACCGCCGGGAAGAGATGGACGCGCTGCGGACCAGCCGCATCCCGACCCCGGACTATCCCGAACCCTACAAGGCCAGCTTTGATGAGCTGAAGCAGTATTACCGCGAGATGCTGCTGATCCGCCGCTTCGAGGAGCGCGCGGGCCAGATGTACGGCCTCGGCCTCATCGGCGGGTTCTGCCACCTTTACATCGGCCAGGAAGCCGTCGTTGTCGGCATCCAGGCGGCCCTCGAGAAGGGCGACAGCATCATCACCGGCTACCGCGACCACGGCCACATGCTGGCCTGCGGCATTGATTCCAAGGCGGTGATGGCGGAGCTTACGGGCCGCGCCGGGGGCATTTCCCGCGGCAAGGGCGGCTCGATGCACATGTTCTCCGTCGAGCACGGCTTTTACGGCGGCCACGGCATCGTCGGCGCCCAGGTGTCGCTCGGCACCGGTCTTGCCTTCTCCCACAAGTACAAGAACGACGGCAAGCTCTGCGTCGCCTACTTCGGCGACGGCGCGGCCAACCAGGGCCAGGTGTACGAGAGCTTCAACATGGCCGAACTCTGGAAGCTCCCGATCATCTACGTGATCGAGAACAACCAGTACGCCATGGGCACCAGCGTCAACCGTTCGTCGGCGGAGGACCAGCTGTTCCGCCGTGGCGAGAGCTTCCGCATCCCCGGCATCCAGGTGAACGGCATGGACGTGCTGGAAGTGCGCGGCGCGGCCAATGCGGCGGTCGAGTGGGTGCGCGGCGGCAACGGTCCGATCCTCCTCGAGATGAAGACCTACCGCTATCGCGGCCACTCCATGTCCGATCCGGCCAAGTACCGCTCCAAGGAAGAGGTGGAGCAGGTGCGCGAGCAGTCGGACCCCATCGAGGGCACCAAGCGCCGCCTGCTGGAATCCGGCAAGGTCACCGAGGACGAGCTGAAGGCCATCGACAAGGAGATCCGCGCGATCGTCGCCGAAGCGGCCGATTTCGCCCAGACCTCGCCCGAGCCGGACCCGTCCGAGCTTTACACTGACGTACTGGTGGAGAACTATTGATGGCCACCGAGATTTTCCTTCCCGCCATGTCGCCCACGATGGAAGAGGGCACGCTGGCCAAGTGGCTGGTGAACGAGGGCGACAAGATCAAGGCCGGTCAGACCATCGCCGAGATCGAGACCGACAAGGCCACCATGGAGCTGGAAGCGGATGATGAGGGCATTGTCGCCCGCATCTTCGTCGCCGCCGGCACCGATGGGGTGAAGGTGGGCACGCCCATTGCCCTCATCGCCGAGGAAGGCGAGAACCTGGATGCGCTCTCGGCCGGCGAAAAGCCGGTGACGCCGCAGGCTCCCGCCGCTGATGCCGCCAAGCCGCAGGCCGCCCAGTCCGCGCCGCCGGCCGTGCAGCCCGCCCGCGCCGAGGATCAGCCCCGCAAGCCGGAGGTTCGCGATCCGGACGTGAAGGGCGAGCTGGTGAAGAAGACCGTGCGCGAGGCCCTGCGCGACGCCATGGCCGAGGAAATGCGCGCCGACCCGTCCGTCTTCGTCATGGGCGAGGAAGTGGCCGAGTACCAGGGCGCCTACAAGGTCACCCAAGGGTTGCTCGATGAGTTCGGCTCCACCCGCGTCATCGACACGCCGATCACCGAGCACGGCTTTGCCGGCATCGGCACCGGCGCGGCGATGGGCGGCCTCAAGCCGATCGTCGAGTTCATGACCTTCAACTTCGCCATGCAGGCGATTGACCAGATCATCAACTCGGCCGCCAAGACCAACTACATGTCCGGCGGCCAGATGCGCTGCCCCATCGTGTTCCGCGGCCCCAACGGCGCGGCAAGCCGCGTCGCGGCCCAGCACAGCCAGAACTACGGCCCGTGGTATGCCCACGTGCCGGGCCTCATCGTCATCGCGCCCTATTCGGCGGCCGATGCCAAGGGCCTCCTCAAGGCCGCCATCCGCTCGACCGACCCGGTGGTGTTCCTGGAGAACGAGCTGCTCTACGGCCGCTCCTTCGACGTGCCGACGGATGAGGACTACGTGCTTCCCATCGGCAAGGCGCGCATTGCCCGCGAGGGCAAGGACGTGACGCTGGTGTCCTACTCCATCGGCGTTGGCGTCGCGCTGGAAGCGGCGGAAGAGCTTGCCGCCGAGGGCATTGAGGCGGAAGTCATCGATCTTCGCACCCTGCGCCCGCTCGACAAGGAGACGGTGCTGAAGTCGCTCGCCAAGACCAACCGTCTGGTCTGCGTCGAGGAAGGCTGGCCGCAGTGCTCCATCTCGTCGGAAATCGCCGCCATCTGCATGGAGGAAGGCTTCGACGATCTGGACGCTCCGGTGCTGCGCGTCACCAACGCGGACGTGCCGCTGCCCTACGCCAACAATCTGGAAAAGCTGGCGCTGGTGAAGTCGGCCGATGTGGTCGCCGCCGCCAAGCGCGTCTGCTACCGCTGAGCCGGGGGAGCACAAGCATATGCCGATCGACATTCTCATGCCCGCCCTGTCTCCCACCATGGAGACGGGCACGCTGGCCAAGTGGCTGGTGAAGGAAGGCGATACGGTCAGCGCCGGTCAGGTGCTGGCCGAGATCGAGACCGACAAGGCGACGATGGAGTATGAATCGGCCGACGAAGGCACCGTCGGCAAGATTCTGGTGGCCGAGGGCACGGAAGACGTGGCCGTTGGCACCAAGATCGCCGTGCTGCTGGAAGAGGGCGAAAGCGCCGATGCGCTGGCCGGTGCGTCCGAGCAGCGCCAGGCCGCTCCCGGCCAGAAGGCGGAGAGCCCCAAGGCCGAAGCTGCCCAGGCCGAGCGGAAGGAAGCCGTCCAGCCGCAGCAGCAGGCTCCCGAGGCGCCTGCCGCCGCCCGTCCGCAAGCTGCTCCGGCCGTCGCTTCCCAGCAGGGTGGCGAGCGCATCAAGGCGTCCCCGCTGGCCCGCCGCATCGCGGGTCAGAAGGGCATCGACCTTGCGGCCGTGAAGGGCTCGGGCCCCAATGGCCGCATCGTCAAGGCGGACATCGAGGCCTTCCAGCCCGGCGCTGCGGCTCCCGCCGCCGCACCGGCTCCGGCCCCGGCGGCTGCCGCTGCTCCGGCCCAGCCTGCCGCGCCCAGCTACGGCCCGCCGGCCGACGTGCCGTTCGAAGAGGTCAAGCTCTCGAACATGCGGAAGGTCATCGCGCGCCGTCTGCAGGAGAGCAAGCAGACCGTCCCGCACTTCTACTTGACGGTCGATTGCGAGATCGACGCGCTGCTCAAGGTCCGCAAGGAGCTGAACGGGCGGCTGGAGAAGGACGGCGTCAAGGTCTCCGTCAACGACTTCGTGATCCGCGCCGTGGCGCTGGCGCTCAAGAAGGTGCCCGCCGCCAACGTGCAGTTCGCGGGCGACAAGATGTACTGGTTCAAGCGCCAGGACATCTCGGTGGCCGTCGCCATCGAGGGCGGCCTCGTCACGCCGGTCGTGAAGGATGCCGGTTCGCTCGGCCTTGGCGAGATCTCCCGCCAAGTGGCTTCGCTGGCCGAGAAGGCGAGGAGCGGCAAGCTCGCCCCTGAGGAGTATCAGGGCGGCACCTTCTCCATCTCCAACCTCGGCATGTACGGCATCAAGCAGTTCGAGGCGGTCATCAACCCGCCGCAGGCCTGCATCCTCGCCGTCGGTGCGGGCGAGCAGCGCGCGGTCATCAAGGACGGCGCGGTTGCCGCCGCCACGGTGATGAGCGTCACCCTGTCGTGCGATCACCGCGCGGTCGATGGCGCGGTCGGCGCCGAATTCCTCCAGGCGTTCAAGCGCCTGATCGAGGACCCGCTGCTGATGCTGGCGTAAGCATCGAATCCGTGGGGCGGGGGAGGCAACTCCTCCGCCCTTTCGGGTTTTTGAGCAAAGTTGTTAGAGAGTTTTTCTATCTCCCTGAAACGCCTGAAGTTTTTGCGTTACGGGATGAGGAGACATGCACATGGCATCCCAGTTCGACGTTGTGGTGGTGGGCGGTGGCCCCGGCGGCTATGTGGCAGCGATCCGCGCCGCCCAGCTTGGCCTGAACACGGCGGTTGTGGAGCGCGAGCACCTGGGCGGCATCTGCCTCAACTGGGGCTGTATCCCAACGAAGGCGCTGCTGCGCTCCAGCGAGATGTACCACAACATGCAGAACGCCGCGGCCTACGGCCTCAAGGCGGACAACGTGTCGTTCGATCTCCAGGCGATCGTCAAGCGCTCGCGCGGCGTCTCCGGCCAGCTGAGCGCGGGCGTCAAGACGCTCCTCAAGAAGAACAAGGTGCAGGTGTTTGACGGCGAAGCCAAGCTCACCGCCAAGAACAAGCTCACCGTCTCCAAGGACGGCAAGGCGGTCGAGGACGTCTCCTTCAAGCACGTCATCCTCGCCACCGGCGCGCGGCCCCGCGAGCTGCCGCACCTGAAGGCGGATGGCGAGCGCATCTGGAACTACAAGCACGCCCTCGTGCCCAACACCGTGCCGGGCAAGCTGCTGGTCATCGGCTCGGGCGCCATCGGCGTCGAGTTCGCCAGCTTCTTCTCCGACCTCGGCTCCAAGGTCACCATCGTCGAGATGATCGACCGCATCCTCCCCGTGGAGGATGAAGAGGTCTCCGCCTTCGTCGCCAAGGCCTTCACCAAGCAGGGCATCACCGTTCGCACCAAGGCGGGCGTCACCAAGCTGGAGAAGAAGGGCGAGGGCATTGCCGCCACCATCGAGGCCGAGGGCAAGAGCGAGGTGGTCGAGTTCGACCGCGTGATCCTCGCCATCGGCATTCAGGGCAATGTGGAGAACATCGGCCTTGAGACGCTGGGTATCGCCGTCGAGCGCGGCCAGATCGTGACGGACGGCTTTGGTCGCACCAACGTCCCCGGCGTCTGGGCCATCGGCGACGTGGCCGGTGCGCCGTGGCTCGCCCACAAGGCCAGCCACGAGGGCGTCACCGCCGCCGAGAGCATCGCCGTCGAACTGGGCAAGGGCAAGGACGTGCATCCGCACCCGCTCAACAAGGCCAACATTCCGGGCTGCACCTACTGCCGCCCGCAGGTCGCCAGCGTCGGCCTCACCGAAGCCAAGGCGAAGGCCGCGGGCTACGAGGTGCGCGTCGGCAAGTTCCCGTTCATCGGCAACGGCAAGGCGATTGCGCTCGGCGAGCCCGAGGGCTTCATCAAGACCGTGTTCGACGCCAAGACCGGCGAGATGCTGGGCGCCCACATGGTCGGCGCGGAGGTGACCGAGCTGATCCAGGGCTACGTCGTCGCCCGCCAGCTCGAGACCACCGAGGCCGAGCTGATGCAGACCATCTTCGCCCACCCGACCCTCAGCGAAATGATGCACGAGGCCGTGCTCGACGCCTACGGCCGCGCCATCCATTTCTAGAGTTAAAATTGGGAGATTATACGCAGGAGGGTCTTAACCCTCCTGCACCTCCCATTTGTTTATCGGGCCGCGCCCTGTCTTTACGGGACGCCAAAATACCAAAGCCGGGCAGGGGCCTCCCTGTCCGGCTTCTGTGTATTGGTCGGTGTGCGCGGATAAGTGCCAGTTTTGCAATTAATTGCAAAACGAAAAGACCCCGCAGGGGGCATACCCGCGGGGCCTGATGGAAAGGTTCGAATGCTCTTTCCTGCAGAGATGGGTCTGACTATACGCCATCCATCCAGGCCCACAACGGCCTTATAGTCGAATATCCAGAGCCCGGTGTAACGCGGGCACAGCGGATTGAACCTGCCCTAAGGCTCTGATTGGTAGGTCGTATCCACTGCTGGGGGTTTTAAGAAATATAAAAGAATTACAACAACTTACGACCATGACTGTGTTGTCATGTCCAACGCGGCTTGCTTCCATGCTGCTTGCCCGCCTGGCTGGTTGAGGGCATCGGCAATGCATCCTGCCGACAACCGCCTTGATCCGCACATTGCGGAAATCTCCGGGCTGGAAAGGAGGATGAAAATGCTAGTTTCTGCAGAGATCTTGACGGTCATTATATCACTGCTGGCGCTGTTGATCTCGGCAATCCGATTAGGATTGTCGCTTGAGAGGCGGCGCAAGGAGTAGACGGCCGCTAACGGGAGCGCATCCGGGCGGTGCTGGATGCCTTGGGCATCGCCTGGAACCTCCTTATGGTCCGGAGCTTCCCTGTGGCCCGCATCGCCAAACGAAAAGACCCCGCCGGATTGACGCCAGCGGGGCCTTGTAGAGCGAGAACTATGTTCTGCATTCTGGAACAGGAAGAGCATAAAAAATTTCGCGTCAGCACGCAAACCCCTCATGGTCGAATACCGCACTCCGTGACCTAAATTGTTATAATTAAACACATATTAGACCACGGAGCCCTTGTAGCGGCTCGCCTCGCTTGGTCCTATGGCGATGCCCGGCTGGTTGGTTGATTGACCCGGCGGCTGCGTCCCGCTGGCCAGTATGGCCGCCGCCGCCACAGCGATTTGAGCCCCCCGCATAAGCCCTCTCTTGCCCTGGTCTATCCAGTCCCGGTCTGGTGCTGCCCGCCAATATACCTAATTTTTTGTAATTAAGTACTGGCAAGGGCAGGGCGACTATCGTCAAAAAAGCATTTCAAGAGGTTTTTTCCTTGACATTTTATAGGAAAATACCTATCGTTTCCCCATCGCGATAGGGTTGTTGAGTCGGTTGCATCTCCCGTCCCTGCGTTGGGACCGCAGGTTTTTGTTGGCGCTTTGGGTGGCCTCGCCGGGCGCGCCGTTCGCGGCGCAGGGGTCATCGTCGCGGGGGCGTTCTTCCCCGCCTGGGGCAAATCAGGATCACAGGATCAAGGGCACCCTGCCGAGGTCAGGGTGGATATGGCGCCGAACATCGGCGGACACGCCATCATGTCCGGACAGGACCGCAGGGGGCGGTCAGCGGCACAGGCGCGCCGGGTTCGCGTATGAAAGTCGGTTCATGTGTTCAGGGTCCGGTGGCGGTTGCTGTCACCGGTTATGCCGGTACGGTGCCCTTGTGGCACGGTTGAGGGCCGGTACGCGTATCCTTTGCCCAACTCCGGACAACGGAGTCTCCGGACAGCGGGCAGTCGTCCAGAGCAGCAGGCGGGGCGTCAGCTCACGCTTGCGGCGAAAAGCCAATCACAAACGCTTGCAGCGGCAAGCGAACCGCGACCGCCTGCGACGGCAGGCCTGTCCCCAAACCCTCGATCCGCCCCGCCCGAGTTGACCCTGATCCACCGACACCGAAACGGCCCTCAACCACCGGCACCACCGCAGCAGGATTGATCGGCACGAAAGAGCAGGAAGGGGCCTCGCGTTATGAGGCTTAATGAGGCTTACTCGCCCCGGCGGCTTTCCTCGCTCTGGAAGCGGGTTTTCTCCTCATCCGGGCTGGCCCGCACCTCGCCGCGCGCCGGGCGCATGGTGCCATTGTTGGCGGTCGGCGGGGCCTCGTCCGCGTTGGGCGGGCCGTTGGGGTTGTCCTCCACCTGGTTGCGAAGGGCTTCCTCCTCGCCCTGCAGCGAGGCGCGAGCGGCGGCCTTGGCCTCCAGCTGGCGGTTTTCCGTCCGCTTGCGGTGCTGCTCGGCCTCGCCGGCGAAGGAGGGTTGATCGGGGGCGGCGTCATGACGCCGGTTCGGATCATTGGTCATGGCATCTCTCGTCAGGGATCGGCGTTTGCCGGCGAACGCCGGCTTCCTGATTTCCAACGGCAGGCGGGGCGGGCTGTTCCGCTGGGCGCGCGGCCGGCCTCCGTTATTGGCCGTTTCATGCCTCAGGGCCGAAAGCCGCAATTGACCGAACGGTAGTTCGGGAAATAGACTGGCCGGGCAGGGGGCGCTGGCAACGGCGCGCCCGGCGTGTGCGAGTTGCGGAGAGACGTATGAGCGTTCAATCGAGGATCAGGAACGAGGCGCTGCGGGCCAAGGTCATGTCGGCCGAGGAGGCCGCAAGGCTGATTCCATCCGGCAGTACCATCGGCATGAGCGGCTTTACGGGGGCGGGCTATCCCAAGCAGGTGCCCACGGCCCTTGCCGCGCGCATCGAGGCGGAGCGGGCGCGGGGTGCACCCTTCCGCATCCGGGTGTGGACCGGCGCATCGACCGGCCCGGAGCTGGACGGCGCGCTCGCCAAGGCCGACGGCATCGAGTTCCGCCTGCCATACAACAGCGATCCCATCGCCCGCGAGAAGATCAACAGCGGCCAGATGCAGTATCTGGACATGCACCTGAGCCAGGTCGCGCCCGTCGCCTGGCAGGGCTTCCTGGGGCCGCTCGACGTGGCGGTGATCGAGGTGGCGGCCATCCGCGAGGACGGCACGCTGGTGCCGTCCTCCTCGGTCGGCAACAACAAGACCTGGCTGGAACGGGCGGACAAGATCATCCTTGAGGTGAACAGCTGGCAGAGCGAGGCGCTGGAGGGGATGCACGACATCTACTACGGCACGGCCCTGCCGCCCAATCGCGTGCCCATCCCGCTGGTGCGGCCCGATGACCGCATCGGCGCCGCCACCTTCCATGTGGACCCGGCCAGGATCATCGCCATCGTCGAGACCGATACGCCGGACCGCAACGCGCCGTTCTCGCCGCCCGATGAGTCGTCCAAGGCCATCGCTGGCCACCTGCTCGAATTTTTCGCCCATGAGGTGAAGATGGGCCGGCTGCCGCCGTCGCTCCTGCCGCTCCAGTCGGGCGTCGGCAACATCGCCAACGCGGTGCTGGCCGGTCTTGTCGACTCTCCGTTCGAGAACCTGACCGCCTACACCGAAGTGCTGCAGGACGGCATGCTCGACCTGCTCGACAGCGGCAAGCTGCGGGTGGCCTCCTGCACGGCCTTCTCGCTGAGCCCCGAGGCGGCCGAGCGCCTCAACAGAGCCATGGCGGATTACCGGGGCCGCATCATCCTGCGCCCGCAGGAGATCAGCAACCACCCCGAGCTGGTGCGCCGGCTGGGCTGTCTTGCCATGAACGGGATGATCGAGGCCGACATGTACGGCAACGTCAACTCCACCCACATCATGGGCTCGCGCATCCAGAACGGCATCGGCGGCTCGGGCGATTTTGCCCGCAACGCCTTTATCTCCATCTTCATGGCGCCGTCCGTCGCCAAGGGCGGGAAGATCTCGACCATCGTGCCGCATGTCTCCCACGTTGATCACATCACCCAGGATGTGCAGGTGGTGGTGACCGACCAGGGCCTCGCCGACCTGCGCGGCCTCAGCCCCAAGCAGCGCGCCAAGGTCATCATCGAGAACTGCGCGCACCCCCTCTACAAGCCGCTGCTCAAGGACTATTTCGAGCGGGCGAAAGCGGGCAGCTACGGCCTCCAGACGCCGATGCTGCTGAACGAGGCCCTGTCCTGGCACCAGCGCTTTGTCGAGACCGGCTCCATGCTCCCGGCCTGATCGGGCGCTGGGCGGAAAAGGGGAAGGGGTGATTGCAGGGGGCTTGCCCCCTGCTGCCCATCCGTTTCTCGGTTGCGGTTCAGGTTCTAAAATCAGCCGCTGGATCAACGATCTGGCGGCTGTTTTTTTTTCCCCGCCCACGAATGCGGGCCTCAGTGCCTGCCTCTTCCCATGCGAAGGCGGCTCTCCCGATGGTGAAGATAGACGAGCAGTTTCACAAGCCCGAGTCCAAGGGTGCTGACAACCGCAGCCATGATGACCGGAGCGAAGTCGATAAGGGAAAAGTTCAGAAAACTCACAGCTCATCCTCCACGGAAAGATGGTTCAGCGTTAAAAACGCGGCCACCAGCAGGGCAATGCCCGCCGCGCCCCAAAGGCCGGGGTTGGATGGCCATTCCCCGTCCAGCATGGGGATGACAAATGCCCCCACGATGCAGGTCGCGGCCATGCTGGTGAACAGGCTGGCGACTTGAGAAATCCACGCATTCATCCGTTCAGTTCGGAACCGATGATTGTTCCTGTTTTCGAATAACATCGCATTATGCTTGTCTTTTCTTTTTAGGACCTTAGCGCGGCCCCTTGTTCCTGAAAAGTTCCGCATGGTCGAATGGGCGGGGCAACAAAAAAGCCGCCGGATTGGGCCGGCGGCTCTTTGGGATCTTTAAGATCGGTCTGGATCGTTGGGGGTTAGTCCCACGGCAGCTCGACCGGCTTGAACTGGTCGGTGCCCGCTTCCATCAGCTGGAGGATGCCGTCGGCGACGGCGAAGTAGGCGCCGTGCAGCTTGAGCGTGCCTGCCTTCTCCCGCTCCTCGACGAAGGGGAAGGTCCGCAGGTTCTGGAGGCTCTGGCGGATGGCGGCCAGTTCCAGCGCCCGCTGCGGGTCCATGTCCGGGGCGATCTCGTAGGCCATCAGGATCTGGTCGCGCACCGGGTTGATGATGGACATCCACCGGTCGATGAAGCTGATGGGCTCGCCCAGCTTTTCCTCCCGGCCCAGCTTGCCGGCCAGCGAGGCGGCGATGCCGCCGCAGCGGGCGTGGCCCATCACCACGATGTGCTCCACCTCAAGGCCGGTGACGGCGAACTCGATGGCGGCGCTGGCGCCGTGGCGGCTGCCGCTGGTGCCGGTTTCGAACGGCGGCACCAGGTTGGCGACGTTACGCAGCACGAACATCTGCCCCGGTTCGGCGTCGAAGATGATGGTGGGGTCGACCCGGCTGTCGCAGCAGGCGATGACCATAACCTTGGGCGATTGGCCCTTGTTGGCCAGCGAGTCATATCGTTCCCGGTGACGATTGTAAGTCTCTTTCCGGAAACGGCGGTATCCGTCGATCAGCGCCTCGAACTCGCGCTGGGACGGCGTGGCGTCTTGGGATTCGTCTGACATGGCTGCTAAAAACGGCAATCCGGCGGGAGCGTCAATAGGCTTTCTGTTTCGTTAACGGAGGCACCGTGTCGCAACCGGCGCAAAACCGCGCTCGCCAGGGCGCCGTCCGTCTTGGAATGAGCGGCGCAAAGGTTTATGTGGGGTGCATGAACAAGCCAGAACTTCTTTCGGCCGGCGGCCGTCCGGTCCTGCGTAAGCCCGAGTGGCTGAGGGTCAAGGCAC from Pedomonas mirosovicensis includes these protein-coding regions:
- a CDS encoding pyruvate dehydrogenase complex E1 component subunit beta, which produces MATEIFLPAMSPTMEEGTLAKWLVNEGDKIKAGQTIAEIETDKATMELEADDEGIVARIFVAAGTDGVKVGTPIALIAEEGENLDALSAGEKPVTPQAPAADAAKPQAAQSAPPAVQPARAEDQPRKPEVRDPDVKGELVKKTVREALRDAMAEEMRADPSVFVMGEEVAEYQGAYKVTQGLLDEFGSTRVIDTPITEHGFAGIGTGAAMGGLKPIVEFMTFNFAMQAIDQIINSAAKTNYMSGGQMRCPIVFRGPNGAASRVAAQHSQNYGPWYAHVPGLIVIAPYSAADAKGLLKAAIRSTDPVVFLENELLYGRSFDVPTDEDYVLPIGKARIAREGKDVTLVSYSIGVGVALEAAEELAAEGIEAEVIDLRTLRPLDKETVLKSLAKTNRLVCVEEGWPQCSISSEIAAICMEEGFDDLDAPVLRVTNADVPLPYANNLEKLALVKSADVVAAAKRVCYR
- the pdhA gene encoding pyruvate dehydrogenase (acetyl-transferring) E1 component subunit alpha — protein: MDALRTSRIPTPDYPEPYKASFDELKQYYREMLLIRRFEERAGQMYGLGLIGGFCHLYIGQEAVVVGIQAALEKGDSIITGYRDHGHMLACGIDSKAVMAELTGRAGGISRGKGGSMHMFSVEHGFYGGHGIVGAQVSLGTGLAFSHKYKNDGKLCVAYFGDGAANQGQVYESFNMAELWKLPIIYVIENNQYAMGTSVNRSSAEDQLFRRGESFRIPGIQVNGMDVLEVRGAANAAVEWVRGGNGPILLEMKTYRYRGHSMSDPAKYRSKEEVEQVREQSDPIEGTKRRLLESGKVTEDELKAIDKEIRAIVAEAADFAQTSPEPDPSELYTDVLVENY
- a CDS encoding acetyl-CoA hydrolase/transferase family protein, with product MSVQSRIRNEALRAKVMSAEEAARLIPSGSTIGMSGFTGAGYPKQVPTALAARIEAERARGAPFRIRVWTGASTGPELDGALAKADGIEFRLPYNSDPIAREKINSGQMQYLDMHLSQVAPVAWQGFLGPLDVAVIEVAAIREDGTLVPSSSVGNNKTWLERADKIILEVNSWQSEALEGMHDIYYGTALPPNRVPIPLVRPDDRIGAATFHVDPARIIAIVETDTPDRNAPFSPPDESSKAIAGHLLEFFAHEVKMGRLPPSLLPLQSGVGNIANAVLAGLVDSPFENLTAYTEVLQDGMLDLLDSGKLRVASCTAFSLSPEAAERLNRAMADYRGRIILRPQEISNHPELVRRLGCLAMNGMIEADMYGNVNSTHIMGSRIQNGIGGSGDFARNAFISIFMAPSVAKGGKISTIVPHVSHVDHITQDVQVVVTDQGLADLRGLSPKQRAKVIIENCAHPLYKPLLKDYFERAKAGSYGLQTPMLLNEALSWHQRFVETGSMLPA
- a CDS encoding carbonic anhydrase — encoded protein: MSDESQDATPSQREFEALIDGYRRFRKETYNRHRERYDSLANKGQSPKVMVIACCDSRVDPTIIFDAEPGQMFVLRNVANLVPPFETGTSGSRHGASAAIEFAVTGLEVEHIVVMGHARCGGIAASLAGKLGREEKLGEPISFIDRWMSIINPVRDQILMAYEIAPDMDPQRALELAAIRQSLQNLRTFPFVEEREKAGTLKLHGAYFAVADGILQLMEAGTDQFKPVELPWD
- the lpdA gene encoding dihydrolipoyl dehydrogenase, with amino-acid sequence MASQFDVVVVGGGPGGYVAAIRAAQLGLNTAVVEREHLGGICLNWGCIPTKALLRSSEMYHNMQNAAAYGLKADNVSFDLQAIVKRSRGVSGQLSAGVKTLLKKNKVQVFDGEAKLTAKNKLTVSKDGKAVEDVSFKHVILATGARPRELPHLKADGERIWNYKHALVPNTVPGKLLVIGSGAIGVEFASFFSDLGSKVTIVEMIDRILPVEDEEVSAFVAKAFTKQGITVRTKAGVTKLEKKGEGIAATIEAEGKSEVVEFDRVILAIGIQGNVENIGLETLGIAVERGQIVTDGFGRTNVPGVWAIGDVAGAPWLAHKASHEGVTAAESIAVELGKGKDVHPHPLNKANIPGCTYCRPQVASVGLTEAKAKAAGYEVRVGKFPFIGNGKAIALGEPEGFIKTVFDAKTGEMLGAHMVGAEVTELIQGYVVARQLETTEAELMQTIFAHPTLSEMMHEAVLDAYGRAIHF
- a CDS encoding pyruvate dehydrogenase complex dihydrolipoamide acetyltransferase, giving the protein MPIDILMPALSPTMETGTLAKWLVKEGDTVSAGQVLAEIETDKATMEYESADEGTVGKILVAEGTEDVAVGTKIAVLLEEGESADALAGASEQRQAAPGQKAESPKAEAAQAERKEAVQPQQQAPEAPAAARPQAAPAVASQQGGERIKASPLARRIAGQKGIDLAAVKGSGPNGRIVKADIEAFQPGAAAPAAAPAPAPAAAAAPAQPAAPSYGPPADVPFEEVKLSNMRKVIARRLQESKQTVPHFYLTVDCEIDALLKVRKELNGRLEKDGVKVSVNDFVIRAVALALKKVPAANVQFAGDKMYWFKRQDISVAVAIEGGLVTPVVKDAGSLGLGEISRQVASLAEKARSGKLAPEEYQGGTFSISNLGMYGIKQFEAVINPPQACILAVGAGEQRAVIKDGAVAAATVMSVTLSCDHRAVDGAVGAEFLQAFKRLIEDPLLMLA